One Drosophila subobscura isolate 14011-0131.10 chromosome U, UCBerk_Dsub_1.0, whole genome shotgun sequence DNA window includes the following coding sequences:
- the LOC117900423 gene encoding dual oxidase has product MSVPSAPHQRAANKTENQNSRQFQARLRLWQRWPRAMCGGAPCWALLLLLICFGLNLGLVHCYEKMYSQTEKQRYDGWYNNLAHPDWGSVDSHLVRKAPPSYSDGVYAMAGANRPSTRRLSRLFMRGRDGLGSKFNRTALLAFFGQVVANEIVMASESGCPIEMHRIEIEKCDEMYDRECRGDKYIPFHRAAYDRETGQSPNAPREQINQMTAWIDGSFIYSTSEAWLNAMRSFHNGTLLTEKDGKLPVRNTMRVPLFNNPVPSVMKMLSPERLFLLGDPRTNQNPAVLSFAILFLRWHNTLAQRVKRLHPDWSDEDIYQRARHTVIASLQNVIAYEYLPAFLGSSLPAYEGYKQDIHPGIGHIFQAAAFRFGHTMIPPGIYRRDGKCNFKQTPMGYPAIRLCSTWWDSSGFLSDTSVEEVLMGLASQISEREDPVLCSDVRDKLFGPMEFTRRDLGALNIMRGRDNGLPDYNTARESYGLERHKNWTDINPQLFETQPELLDMLKEAYNNQLDDVDVYVGGMLESYGQPGEFFAAVIKEQFLRLRDADRFWFENERNGVFTPEEIKELRKITMWDIIVNSTDIAVDEIQRDVFMWHTGDPCPQPMQLNATELEPCTYLEGYDYFSGSELMFIYVCVFLGFVPILCAGAGYCVVKLQNSKRRKLKIRQEALRAPQHKGSVDKMLAREWLHANHKRLVTVKFGPEAAIYTVDRKGEKLRTFSLKHVDVVSVEESATNHIKKKPYILLRVPSDHDLVLELESYGARRKFVKKLEDFLLLHKKELTLMEVNRDIMLARAETRERRQKRLEYFFREAYALTFGLRPGERRRRSDASSDGEVMTVMRTSLSKAEFAAALGMKPNDMFVRKMFNIVDKDQDGRISFQEFLETVVLFSRGKTDDKLRIIFDMCDNDRNGVIDKGELSEMMRSLVEIARTTSLGDDQVTELIDGMFQDVGLEHKNHLTYQDFKLMMKEYKGDFVAIGLDCKGAKQNFLDTSTNVARMTSFNIEPMQDKPRHWVLAKWDAYITFLEENRQNIFYLFLFYVVTIVLFVERFIHYSFMAEHTDLRHIMGVGIAITRGSAASLSFCYSLLLLTMSRNLITKLKEFPIQQYIPLDSHIQFHKIAACTALFFSVLHTVGHIVNFYHVSTQSHENLRCLTREVHFASDYKPDITFWLFQTVTGTTGVMLFIIMCIIFVFAHPTIRKKAYNFFWNMHTLYIGLYLLSLVHGLARLTGPPRFWMFFLGPGIVYTLDKIVSLRTKYMALDVIDTDLLPSDVIKIKFYRPPNLKYLSGQWVRLSCTAFRPQEMHSFTLTSAPHENCLSCHIKAQGPWTWKLRNYFDPCNYNPENQPKIRIEGPFGGGNQDWYKFEVAVMVGGGIGVTPYASILNDLVFGTSTNRYSGVACKKVYFLWICPSHKHFEWFIDVLRDVEKKDVTNVLEIHIFITQFFHKFDLRTTMLYICENHFQRLSKTSIFTGLKAVNHFGRPDMSSFLKFVQKKHSYVSKIGVFSCGPRPLTKSVMSACDEVNKTRKLPYFIHHFENFG; this is encoded by the exons AGAAAATGTACAGTCAGACGGAAAAGCAGCGCTACGATGGCTGGTACAACAATCTAGCACATCCCGACTGGGGATCGGTTG ACAGTCATCTGGTACGTAAGGCGCCGCCCTCCTACTCGGACGGAGTGTACGCAATGGCGGGTGCCAATCGACCATCGACGCGCCGTCTCAGCCGCCTGTTCATGCGTGGACGCGATGGGCTGGGCTCCAAGTTCAATCGGACGGCGCTGCTGGCCTTCTTCGGGCAGGTGGTGGCGAACGAGATAGTGATGGCCTCGGAGTCGGGCTGCCCGATCGAGATGCACCGCATTGAGATCGAGAAGTGCGACGAGATGTACGATCGTGAGTGCCGGGGCGACAAGTACATACCCTTCCACCGGGCAGCGTACGATCGGGAGACGGGACAGAGCCCGAATGCGCCCAGGGAACAG ATAAATCAAATGACTGCTTGGATTGATGGCAGTTTCATTTACAGCACCTCCGAGGCGTGGCTCAATGCCATGCGATCCTTCCACAATGGCACCCTCCTCACCGAGAAGGATGGCAAGCTGCCGGTCAGGAACACCATGAGAGTGCCGCTCTTCAACAATCCGGTGCCGAGTGTCATGAAAATGCTCAGTCCGGAGCGGCTCTTTC TTCTTGGGGATCCGCGGACCAATCAGAATCCCGCTGTACTCTCGTTTGCCATTCTCTTCCTGCGCTGGCACAACACCCTGGCGCAGCGCGTCAAGCGTCTGCATCCGGACTGGAGCGATGAGGACATCTACCAGCGGGCGCGACACACAGTCATCGCCAGTCTGCAGAATGTGATTGCCTACGAGTACCTGCCGGCCTTTCTGGGCTCCTCGCTGCCAGCGTACGAGGGCTACAAGCAGGATATTCATCCTGGCATCGGACACATCTTCCAGGCCGCCGCCTTCCGCTTTGGCCACACCATGATTCCGCCTGGCATTTACAGAAGGGATGGGAAATGCAACTTCAAGCAGACTCCAATGGGCTACCCTGCCATCCGCCTCTGCTCGACGTGGTGGGACTCCAGC GGTTTCCTCAGCGACACCAGCGTGGAGGAGGTGCTCATGGGCCTGGCCTCGCAGATATCCGAGCGCGAGGATCCTGTGCTGTGCTCCGATGTGCGGGACAAACTATTTGGCCCCATGGAGTTTACGCGTCGTGATCTGGGTGCTCTGAACATAATGAGGGGACGAGACAATGGCCTGCCGGACTACAATACAGCCAGAGAGTCCTACGGCTTGGAGAGGCACAAGAACTGGACGGACATCAATCCTCAGTTATTCGAGACGCAGCCAGAGCTGTTGGA CATGCTCAAGGAGGCGTACAACAATCAGCTGGACGATGTGGATGTCTATGTGGGCGGCATGCTGGAGTCCTACGGGCAGCCGGGCGAGTTCTTCGCCGCTGTGATCAAGGAGCAGTTCCTGCGCCTGCGCGACGCCGATCGCTTTTGGTTCGAGAACGAGCGCAATGGTGTCTTTACACCGGAGGAGATTAAGGAGCTGCGCAAGATCACCATGTGGGATATAATTGTGAACAGCACGGACATAGCTGTGGACGAGATCCAGCGGGATGTGTTCATGTGGCACACGGGCGATCCCTGCCCACAGCCCATGCAGCTGAATGCCACCGAGCTGGAGCCCTGCACGTATCTGGAGGGCTACGACTACTTCTCCGGCTCCGAGCTGATGTTCATCTACGTGTGCGTGTTCCTTGGATTCGTGCCCATTCTGTGCGCCGGTGCCGGCTATTGCGTGGTCAAGCTGCAGAACAGCAAGCGGCGCAAGCTGAAGATACGGCAGGAGGCGCTGAGGGCGCCCCAGCACAAGGGCTCCGTGGATAAGATGCTGGCCAGGGAGTGGCTGCACGCCAATCACAAGCGGCTGGTCACCGTCAAGTTTGGCCCTGAGGCTGCCATCTACACGGTGGACAGGAAGGGCGAGAAGCTGCGCACATTCAGCCTGAAGCATGTGGATGTGGTCAGCGTGGAGGAGTCGGCCACGAACCATATCAAGAAGAAGCCCTACATCCTGCTGCGCGTGCCCAGCGACCATGacctggtgctggagctggagtcaTACGGCGCCAGGCGAAAGTTTGTGAAGAAGCTCGAGgacttcctgctgctccacaaaAAGGAGCTGACCCTGATGGAGGTTAACCGCGACATAATGCTCGCCCGTGCCGAGACCCGCGAGCGGAGACAGAAGCGTCTCGAGTACTTCTTCCGCGAGGCGTATGCCCTGACCTTTGGCCTGCGACCGGGCGAGCGGCGGCGAAGGTCGGACGCCTCCAGCGATGGCGAGGTGATGACCGTAATGCGGACCAGTTTATCCAAGGCAGAGTTTGCCGCCGCCCTTGGCATGAAGCCCAACGACATGTTTGTGCGCAAGATGTTTAACATTGTGGACAAGGACCAGGACGGAAGGATCAGCTTCCAGGAGTTCCTCGAGACTGTGGTGCTCTTCTCGCGCGGCAAAACTGACGACAAGCTGCGCATCATCTTCGATATGTGCGACAATGACCGCAATGGGGTCATCGACAAGGGCGAGCTGAGCGAGATGATGCGCTCCCTGGTGGAGATCGCCAGGACCACCAGTCTGGGCGACGATCAGGTTACCGAGCTCATCGATGGCATGTTCCAGGACGTGGGCCTTGAGCACAAGAACCACCTCACGTACCAGGACTTTAAGCTCATGATGAAGGAGTACAAGGGCGACTTCGTGGCCATCGGACTGGACTGCAAGGGGGCCAAGCAGAACTTTCTGGACACCTCCACAAACGTGGCGCGCATGACCTCGTTTAACATTGAGCCGATGCAGGACAAGCCCCGCCACTGGGTGCTGGCCAAGTGGGATGCGTACATCACGTTCCTCGAGGAGAACCGCCAGAACATCTTCTACTTGTTCCTGTTCTACGTGGTCACCATTGTGCTCTTTGTGGAGCGCTTCATTCACTATTCCTTCATGGCCGAGCACACGGATCTGAGGCACATCATGGGTGTGGGCATCGCCATCACCAGGGGCTCGGCGGCATCGCTGTCCTTCTGCtactccctgctgctgctgaccatGTCCAGGAACCTGATCACCAAGCTCAAGGAGTTCCCCATACAGCAGTACATTCCGCTGGACTCGCACATACAATTCCACAAGATAGCCGCCTGCACGGCCCTCTTCTTCTCCGTGCTGCATACCGTGGGGCACATTGTCAATTTCTATCACGTGTCCACGCAGTCGCACGAGAACCTGCGCTGCCTGACGCGGGAGGTGCACTTCGCCTCGGACTACAAGCCGGACATCACCTTCTGGCTCTTCCAGACGGTGACAGGCACCACCGGAGTGATGCTGTTCATCATTATGTGCATCATCTTTGTGTTTGCCCATCCCACGATCCGGAAGAAGGCCTACAACTTCTTCTGGAACATGCACACCCTGTACATTGGACTGTACCTGCTTAGTCTGGTGCATGGCTTGGCTCGTCTGACGGGGCCCCCACGCTTCTGGATGTTCTTCCTGGGCCCGGGCATCGTGTACACCCTTGACAAGATCGTCTCGCTGCGCACCAAGTACATGGCACTGGATGTGATAGACACGGATCTGCTGCCTTCGGATGTGATCAAAATCAAGTTCTATCGCCCGCCCAACCTCAAGTACTTGTCCGGCCAGTGGGTTCGCCTCTCCTGCACGGCGTTCCGACCTCAGGAGATGCACAGCTTCACGCTGACCTCGGCGCCGCACGAGAACTGTCTCAGCTGCCACATCAAGGCCCAGGGCCCGTGGACATGGAAGCTGCGGAACTACTTCGATCCCTGTAACTACAATCCAGAGAACCAGCCCAAGATACGCATCGAGGGACCCTTTGGGGGCGGCAACCAGGACTGGTACAAGTTCGAGGTGGCTGTCATGGTGGGCGGTGGCATTGGAGTCACTCCCTATGCCTCGATCCTGAACGATCTGGTGTTTGGGACGAGCACCAACCGGTACTCGGGCGTGGCCTGCAAGAAGGTATACTTCCTGTGGATCTGCCCCTCGCACAAGCACTTTGAGTGGTTCATCGATGTGCTGCGCGATGTGGAAAAGAAGGATGTGACCAATGTCCTCGAGATTCATATATTTATCACGCAGTTCTTCCACAAATTCGATTTGAGGACTACAATGCTG tACATCTGTGAGAACCACTTCCAGCGACTGTCCAAAACCTCCATATTCACGGGTCTCAAGGCGGTCAATCACTTCGGTCGGCCGGACATGTCCAGCTTCCTGAAGTTCGTCCAAAAGAAGCATTCTTAT GTTTCCAAAATTGGAGTGTTCTCTTGCGGCCCTAGACCGCTGACAAAGAGCGTCATGTCTGCCTGTGATGAAGTGAACAAGACCCGAAAGTTGCCCTATTTCATTCACCATTTCGAGAACTTTGGTTAA
- the LOC117901493 gene encoding glucose-6-phosphatase 2: MDGNLKDLAVETYSRMVTAELRINELVQERLSFGDPLWRLFTVYLEPGFLFNLVIPMCGIYSQALLTRLLFAVGLASTLNSFAKWILPEQRPLWLLREMYASSVRSPSPGIALESHPLSCETTAGMPCAHSMSFTVFTLTIWMFLSAHVHSRQRWLAGTVAFGLIFCMWLSRLYLATEFLHQCVLGTFIGIQAMDALQQNSDYLWSRRRRWTVTGVLLLGGLAAAVYFAKLNLDVDPHWSVREAFKWCPDPSYMRHEASPIFYLVRDLGILMGIALASPLSNLDIKNASIWRRCASLLVLELLNFGMRWATPKQYGRFAFLAYELLRNALHSLLLLKYIPKFK; the protein is encoded by the exons ATGGATGGAAATCTAAAGGATTTGGCTGTGGAAACGTACAGCCGTATGGTCACGGCAGAGCTACGCATTAACGAATTGGTGCAGGAGCG tttgaGCTTTGGCGATCCACTGTGGCGCCTCTTCACAGTCTACCTGGAGCCGGGATTCCTCTTCAATCTGGTGATTCCCATGTGCGGCATTTACAGCCAGGCGCTACTCACCCGGCTGCTCTTTGCGGTTGGCCTGGCCAGCACGCTAAACTCCTTTGCCAAGTG GATACTTCCCGAGCAGCGTCCTTTGTGGTTACTCCGAGAGATGTACGCTAGCAGTGTGCGCAGCCCCAGCCCTGGCATCGCCCTGGAGAGCCATCCGCTGAGCTGCGAGACGACTGCCGGCATGCCCTGTGCGCATTCCATGTCCTTCACCGTGTTCACGCTCACCATCTGGATGTTCCTCTCCGCTCACGTTCATTCCCGCCAGCGCTGGCTCGCCGGTACAGTGGCTTTCGGTTTGATTTTCTGCATGTGGCTAAGTCGCCTGTACTTGGCCACGGAGTTTCTGCACCAATGTGTCCTTGGCACTTTCATTGGCATTCAAGCTATGGACGCCCTGCAGCAAAATTCTGACTATTTGTGGTCGAGGCGTCGACGCTGGACAGTGACTGgcgtgctgctgttgggtggCCTTGCCGCCGCAGTGTATTTTGCAAAGCTTAACCTGGACGTCGATCCGCATTGGTCTGTGCGAGAG GCCTTCAAGTGGTGCCCGGATCCTTCTTACATGCGACACGAGGCTAGTCCCATTTTCTATCTGGTCCGAGACCTGGGAATTCTCATGGGCATAGCTCTGGCATCGCCCCTCTCCAATCT GGACATCAAAAATGCATCAATTTGGCGACGTTGCGCTAGCCTGTTGGTCCTGGAACTGTTAAATTTCGGAATGCGCTGGGCCACGCCAAAGCAGTATGGACGTTTCGCCTTCTTGGCATACGAGTTGCTCCGAAATGCTTTGCACTCTCTGCTACTGCTAAAGTACATACCAAAGTTTAAGTAG